A genomic window from Photobacterium gaetbulicola Gung47 includes:
- a CDS encoding hypothetical protein (COG1683,COG3272) yields MQIPVGISACVLGERVRFDGGHKLNRFIVDELSKYFTFKPVCPEMGIGMQVPRPVIRLLQLPSDEIRLVESKQQDVDYTDKMVAFAHQKASQFDDLCGYVVCAKSPTCGMERVKLHIPNNNTVPGGSVGIYTRELMSKMPWLPVEEDGRLNDPVLRENFVFRIFALHDLYHSVRDQLSAKSIVKFHSRYKLVLMAHSPSAYKALGSMVAHISEWDLDEFYLEYRLQFMEAIKERASRKNKTNVLMHLQGYFKRSLTKEQKKELSDLIMSYKEGHQPILVPLALIKHYLREYPDPYLQLQTFIDPYPEDLKLRYGL; encoded by the coding sequence ATGCAGATACCTGTGGGAATTAGTGCTTGCGTGCTAGGCGAGCGGGTCAGATTCGATGGTGGCCACAAGCTCAATCGGTTCATCGTCGATGAACTTTCCAAATACTTTACCTTCAAGCCGGTTTGTCCTGAGATGGGGATTGGCATGCAGGTGCCCCGTCCAGTCATACGTTTACTTCAATTGCCTTCCGATGAAATACGGTTAGTAGAGAGCAAGCAGCAAGATGTCGACTATACCGACAAGATGGTTGCTTTTGCCCACCAGAAAGCGTCGCAGTTCGATGATCTGTGCGGTTATGTGGTTTGTGCCAAATCCCCGACATGCGGTATGGAGCGGGTAAAACTTCACATACCCAACAATAATACTGTTCCGGGCGGATCTGTCGGTATTTATACCCGAGAACTGATGAGCAAAATGCCTTGGTTACCTGTCGAGGAAGACGGTCGATTAAACGATCCTGTATTGAGGGAGAACTTTGTTTTTCGGATCTTCGCCCTTCATGATTTATACCATTCGGTGCGTGATCAGCTTTCAGCAAAATCCATCGTTAAATTTCACTCGCGCTACAAGCTGGTTTTAATGGCGCATAGCCCGAGCGCCTACAAAGCATTGGGTAGTATGGTTGCCCACATTAGCGAGTGGGACCTTGATGAATTCTATTTGGAATATCGATTGCAATTCATGGAGGCTATAAAAGAGCGGGCGTCGAGAAAAAATAAAACCAATGTGTTGATGCACCTGCAAGGTTATTTCAAGCGCTCGTTGACCAAGGAGCAAAAGAAAGAATTATCAGATTTGATTATGAGCTATAAGGAAGGGCACCAACCTATTCTAGTCCCTCTGGCACTGATCAAGCATTACTTACGGGAATACCCTGATCCGTATCTGCAGTTGCAAACTTTTATTGACCCTTACCCTGAAGATTTGAAGCTACGTTATGGACTCTGA
- a CDS encoding hypothetical protein (COG2907), with protein sequence MKIAIIGSGISGLTCAHYLHEQHDITLYEANDYIGGHTATVDVEVASGRYAIDTGFIVFNDRTYPNFEKLLAEIGVTGQPTEMSFSVHNTLNGLEYNGHNFLSMFAQKRNWLNPKFYRFIYDILRFNRVARDVDISSAHSYAHTQTLGDFLNQYQFNRYFCENYILPMGAAIWSSTLADMRQFPLAFFVRFFRNHGLLEVTNRPQWYVIPGGSREYVKQLVAPFVHKIRLSTPVTSVKRTHGKAVVTANGVSEIYDHVIFASHSDQALNMLTDANETEQAVLGALGYQKNDVVLHTDNFLLPKRKAAWAAWNYFLGNNDEGQWENKQTTLTYNMNILQGITAPETFCVTLNQNEQIAPEKILRKFVYAHPVFTKQSIQAQQCRDKINGVESTWYCGAYWYNGFHEDGVRSALDVVKAIQRQTPVRHPHRQGFAEGSQAVSEIAARRGGA encoded by the coding sequence ATGAAGATAGCAATTATTGGCAGCGGTATCTCTGGTTTGACATGTGCTCATTACTTGCACGAGCAACATGACATTACCCTTTATGAAGCGAATGATTATATTGGTGGCCATACCGCAACGGTTGATGTCGAGGTGGCTAGCGGTAGGTATGCCATCGACACAGGCTTCATTGTTTTCAATGACCGAACATATCCCAATTTTGAAAAGTTGCTGGCTGAAATTGGGGTCACCGGTCAGCCAACCGAGATGAGTTTCAGTGTCCACAACACACTTAATGGCTTGGAGTATAACGGGCACAATTTCTTGTCTATGTTTGCCCAAAAGCGAAATTGGTTGAACCCTAAATTTTACCGTTTCATCTATGATATTTTGCGGTTTAACCGGGTGGCGAGAGACGTCGATATTAGCTCGGCTCATAGTTATGCCCACACTCAAACGCTAGGTGATTTTCTCAACCAATATCAATTTAATCGCTATTTCTGCGAGAATTACATCCTGCCAATGGGGGCTGCGATTTGGTCGTCGACGTTGGCCGATATGCGCCAATTCCCCCTGGCTTTTTTTGTCCGTTTTTTCCGTAACCATGGGTTGCTTGAGGTTACTAATCGTCCACAGTGGTATGTCATACCGGGTGGTTCAAGGGAGTACGTCAAACAGCTCGTCGCTCCATTTGTACATAAAATCCGGCTTTCAACTCCGGTCACCTCGGTCAAGCGCACTCACGGTAAGGCGGTCGTCACGGCAAATGGCGTCAGCGAGATTTATGACCATGTTATTTTTGCCAGTCACAGTGACCAGGCCCTGAATATGCTTACCGATGCCAACGAAACCGAGCAGGCCGTACTGGGGGCTCTCGGCTATCAGAAAAATGATGTGGTGTTACATACAGATAATTTCTTATTGCCCAAGCGCAAGGCGGCTTGGGCGGCATGGAACTATTTTTTGGGTAATAACGATGAGGGGCAGTGGGAAAACAAGCAAACGACTTTAACCTACAACATGAACATTCTGCAGGGCATTACTGCTCCGGAAACCTTTTGTGTCACACTGAACCAGAATGAGCAAATCGCACCTGAGAAGATACTACGAAAATTTGTCTATGCCCATCCGGTGTTCACCAAGCAAAGCATTCAGGCTCAGCAATGCCGGGATAAAATCAATGGCGTGGAGAGTACGTGGTATTGCGGTGCATACTGGTACAACGGATTTCATGAAGACGGCGTACGCAGTGCCCTTGATGTAGTAAAAGCCATTCAGCGCCAGACTCCTGTTAGGCATCCCCATCGACAGGGTTTTG
- a CDS encoding putative glycosidase (COG0366), with protein sequence MKRNLRSLLAVAIAASLAACNSADNAVDVAGVNSNAYLCDTTMMTQSDDLRIYQIMVESFVNGDSSIGHGTGYGTSHHKGDLQGIIDSLDYIESLGMNAIWLTPIFDSIPVDGQDHWADRLDATGYFTSNYFAVDPRFGTMDQARELVEKAHEKGLYVFFDGVFGHHKGNVVPSPQGRLPAGENNPVSYPESLEFYQEVATYWIEELKIDGWRLDQAYQVPTEAWAAIRASVDQASKSVSYVNSEGETVNPLGYMVAEIWNNENYIKETGYGMEGNPALCSAFDFPVRYRVVETFAVNENSIGNKGGKWLDEGMSLHSLYPSHAKPNLMLGNHDLVRFGDLLQRGNIASPEQPEYWNRHKAALSFQAAYSGPITLYYGEEIGDELDGYANKVEQDCAVRGLCDDHVARTSANIEGITATLDENQRDLKQYVSQLMALRADHPALSRGERSNIVANETVYVDHKQADDDTLLYMVSTTAQSDTVVLKASEIASEGQLVDLLTGKIYSAVDGKYSIKLEPFEAKFLSIEKPSAAGLMKAAAATSASLMGEGFMAQCDNPAVDSAGPVGKTLFVVGDFVDAGWKHKPNRAYSYVGNNTYQAVVDEKAGAYRMQYASKDWSPQFTADGLELSPGKIATLKRGGYGKDTAVTLPEAGKYVWSLSFSDSGEPEQLMVSKCP encoded by the coding sequence GTGAAAAGGAACCTACGATCTTTGCTAGCTGTGGCCATTGCCGCGTCGTTGGCAGCCTGCAATAGTGCAGATAATGCTGTTGATGTTGCTGGCGTAAACTCGAACGCTTATCTGTGCGATACCACGATGATGACGCAATCTGATGACTTGCGTATTTATCAGATCATGGTTGAAAGCTTTGTAAATGGCGATAGCAGCATTGGCCACGGCACAGGCTATGGTACCAGCCATCACAAAGGTGATTTGCAAGGCATCATAGATTCACTGGATTACATCGAGTCCTTGGGGATGAATGCAATATGGCTGACGCCAATTTTTGATTCTATCCCTGTTGATGGACAGGACCACTGGGCCGACAGGCTAGATGCGACGGGGTACTTTACCAGCAATTATTTTGCGGTTGACCCAAGGTTCGGCACTATGGACCAGGCCAGAGAGCTGGTTGAAAAAGCGCACGAAAAAGGGCTCTATGTTTTCTTTGACGGGGTGTTCGGCCATCACAAAGGCAATGTCGTGCCTTCGCCGCAGGGGCGCTTACCTGCCGGCGAAAACAACCCTGTCAGCTACCCGGAGAGCCTCGAATTTTACCAAGAGGTTGCAACCTACTGGATTGAAGAGCTCAAGATTGACGGATGGCGCCTTGACCAAGCTTACCAAGTACCTACCGAGGCATGGGCAGCGATCAGAGCCAGTGTAGACCAAGCATCTAAGTCGGTTAGTTATGTTAATTCAGAAGGAGAAACCGTCAATCCGCTGGGTTACATGGTGGCAGAGATCTGGAACAATGAGAATTACATCAAAGAGACAGGCTATGGCATGGAAGGGAATCCCGCATTGTGCTCTGCCTTTGACTTCCCGGTCCGCTATCGTGTCGTCGAGACGTTTGCTGTCAATGAAAACAGCATTGGTAACAAAGGAGGCAAATGGCTGGATGAAGGGATGAGCCTGCACAGCCTTTATCCTTCCCATGCCAAGCCTAACCTGATGCTGGGCAACCACGATTTGGTGCGATTCGGCGATTTGCTGCAGCGAGGTAATATTGCTTCGCCGGAACAACCGGAATACTGGAATAGGCACAAGGCGGCCTTGTCATTCCAGGCCGCGTACTCCGGCCCGATCACCCTGTATTACGGTGAAGAAATTGGTGATGAGCTGGACGGTTACGCGAACAAAGTTGAACAAGACTGCGCAGTACGAGGACTGTGTGATGATCATGTTGCTCGCACCAGCGCCAATATCGAGGGGATCACTGCAACGCTCGATGAGAACCAACGGGATCTGAAGCAATATGTATCTCAGCTTATGGCCTTGAGGGCTGACCATCCAGCACTCAGCCGAGGCGAGCGTAGCAATATTGTTGCGAACGAAACGGTTTATGTTGATCACAAACAGGCTGATGATGACACATTACTTTATATGGTCAGCACAACGGCACAGTCTGACACCGTCGTATTGAAAGCCAGTGAGATTGCATCTGAGGGCCAGCTGGTTGATTTGCTAACGGGTAAAATTTACAGCGCTGTCGATGGGAAGTATTCCATCAAACTTGAGCCGTTTGAGGCGAAGTTCCTGTCAATTGAAAAGCCGTCAGCCGCTGGTTTGATGAAGGCTGCAGCCGCTACATCCGCATCGTTGATGGGCGAGGGCTTTATGGCCCAGTGTGATAACCCTGCCGTTGACAGTGCAGGCCCAGTTGGCAAGACCTTGTTCGTGGTGGGCGATTTTGTTGATGCTGGCTGGAAACACAAGCCCAACCGCGCATACAGCTATGTAGGTAATAACACTTATCAAGCGGTTGTGGATGAGAAAGCCGGCGCCTATAGAATGCAATATGCCAGCAAGGATTGGTCACCGCAGTTCACTGCTGATGGACTGGAGTTGTCGCCAGGAAAAATCGCGACGCTAAAACGTGGCGGCTACGGTAAAGATACGGCTGTGACATTACCTGAAGCCGGCAAATATGTTTGGAGCCTGTCGTTTTCTGATAGCGGCGAGCCGGAGCAGTTGATGGTATCGAAGTGTCCGTGA
- a CDS encoding putative MerR family transcriptional regulator (COG0789) yields the protein MDSENKYYAIKDVSEITGVNSVTLRAWQRRYGLINPKRTEKGHRLYSAQDIKTIREIVEWLDKGVAIGKVKPMLGKLTPYNNNDEQNDSQKGVGNILSALAQLNASSLDKQLIQLMKEYPVKVLESKIVRVVINEICQPDNPLQDVQRVIWDTVLQERCLSLIAASRKRNKKACILMSFDQQPSSRFWLKAVELSEAGYSVTILPRYQGKLAPLTSLLNSWSDKKLYIDGNNKLPTDVLAQIEQLISMTGSELLSFGLINTIHPELLEWQHESA from the coding sequence ATGGACTCTGAAAACAAGTACTATGCCATCAAAGATGTCTCAGAAATAACTGGGGTGAACTCTGTGACATTAAGGGCTTGGCAAAGACGTTATGGTCTGATCAATCCCAAAAGAACGGAAAAAGGACACCGTTTATACTCTGCTCAGGACATCAAGACTATCCGGGAAATTGTTGAATGGCTTGATAAAGGGGTCGCTATCGGCAAAGTAAAACCCATGCTTGGAAAGCTTACGCCCTACAACAATAACGATGAGCAGAACGACAGCCAAAAGGGGGTTGGCAATATACTTTCCGCGCTCGCGCAGTTAAACGCCAGCTCCCTGGACAAGCAGCTTATCCAATTGATGAAAGAGTATCCTGTCAAGGTGTTGGAATCCAAAATCGTGCGAGTTGTTATCAATGAAATATGCCAACCAGACAACCCGCTACAGGATGTGCAAAGGGTGATTTGGGACACTGTGCTTCAAGAGCGCTGTTTATCGTTAATTGCGGCTTCACGAAAACGCAATAAGAAAGCGTGTATCTTGATGAGTTTTGACCAGCAACCTAGCTCGCGTTTCTGGCTAAAGGCGGTGGAGTTATCTGAGGCTGGTTACAGTGTCACCATACTACCGAGATATCAAGGGAAATTAGCCCCACTGACGTCACTGCTTAACTCATGGTCTGACAAAAAACTCTATATCGATGGTAATAATAAGTTGCCAACAGACGTATTGGCGCAAATAGAGCAGTTAATCAGTATGACCGGCTCTGAGCTGCTGTCCTTTGGGCTGATTAATACTATTCACCCAGAACTATTGGAGTGGCAACATGAGTCAGCATAA
- a CDS encoding AraC-type DNA-binding domain-containing protein (COG2207), translated as MLENTENLCESVTMGFALAQPKTDWKEEVYLAQSCKERFLTQSDLPELTDNGFFMAGLAELAEGYEIERVATTNHTLLLTLEGVGLLTLTERQYHLMPNTLTILPAGLPFRFELVDKRKGWKMAWVLLKPGEKWLPLVTHGQRVEHSHICEQVWSVMNLLHSEIGGRASYRKLFASELSRLMLGSANLAPSNSVLRVQSVFNDIESQLHLNWTVRGIAKQCFLSTEQLNRITKQLYGCSTQQRLIQLRMEKAVDLLYYREWTIGMVAQRLGYQDPFNFTHRFRQYHGCSPREYRKRLLLLE; from the coding sequence ATGTTAGAAAATACAGAAAACCTGTGTGAATCTGTCACCATGGGATTTGCCCTGGCACAGCCCAAAACAGATTGGAAAGAAGAGGTTTATTTAGCCCAGTCATGTAAAGAGCGTTTTCTTACTCAGTCCGACTTGCCCGAGTTAACTGATAACGGTTTCTTTATGGCTGGGTTGGCCGAGCTGGCCGAGGGATATGAAATAGAGCGGGTCGCCACGACCAATCACACTTTGTTACTGACCCTGGAGGGAGTGGGCCTCTTAACCCTTACCGAACGCCAGTATCATCTGATGCCAAATACGCTCACGATTCTACCGGCAGGGCTGCCGTTTCGTTTTGAGCTGGTAGACAAAAGAAAAGGCTGGAAAATGGCTTGGGTACTGTTAAAGCCTGGAGAGAAGTGGTTGCCGTTAGTGACCCATGGGCAAAGGGTGGAGCATAGCCACATTTGTGAGCAAGTATGGTCGGTAATGAATTTACTGCACAGTGAAATTGGTGGCCGAGCAAGTTATCGGAAACTGTTCGCCAGTGAGTTATCCCGCTTGATGCTCGGAAGCGCCAATCTGGCCCCTTCGAATTCGGTATTACGTGTTCAAAGTGTATTTAATGACATCGAATCACAGCTACACCTCAATTGGACGGTAAGAGGTATCGCTAAGCAGTGTTTTCTCAGTACAGAGCAACTAAATCGCATTACCAAGCAGTTGTATGGCTGTTCAACGCAGCAGCGTTTGATTCAACTCAGAATGGAGAAGGCGGTGGATTTACTGTATTACCGGGAATGGACCATCGGCATGGTAGCACAGCGCTTGGGTTATCAGGACCCATTCAATTTTACCCACCGTTTTCGCCAGTATCATGGTTGCTCACCGCGGGAATACCGAAAGAGATTGTTATTGCTGGAATGA
- a CDS encoding putative CutA1 divalent ion tolerance protein (COG1324), with protein sequence MLPLLLLFLNSFLNKEAKMGDKCVVMTTFADEAIGKKLIHSLIEKRLAACIQVQAIESYYHWEGKVNQDQEKLVIIKTTTALYDRVEADILANHNYDTPEIIQLPITAGYSDYLRWIETECQ encoded by the coding sequence ATGCTCCCTCTTTTGTTATTGTTCTTAAATAGTTTTCTGAATAAAGAGGCGAAGATGGGGGATAAGTGTGTAGTGATGACAACATTTGCCGATGAAGCGATCGGTAAAAAACTCATTCACTCTTTGATAGAAAAGCGATTGGCAGCGTGTATACAGGTCCAGGCGATTGAAAGTTACTATCACTGGGAGGGGAAAGTGAACCAGGACCAAGAGAAACTGGTGATAATCAAAACCACCACCGCGCTGTATGACCGAGTGGAAGCGGATATACTTGCCAACCACAATTATGATACGCCGGAAATCATCCAGCTCCCCATAACTGCCGGCTACAGTGATTATTTGCGTTGGATAGAAACAGAGTGCCAATGA
- a CDS encoding deoxyribodipyrimidine photolyase (COG0415) produces MSQHKHIGLVWFRADLRVVDNTALFIAAEQCDQLIALYVSTPMQWHEHHVAPIQVDLLRRRLPILQQQLEALGIPLIFKEVADFEQIPQTLLEVSSKHGVSHVFCNKQYEWNELQRDDKTGHRLAQEQVKFSVFDDSCVIAPGKVQTQKGEAFKVFTPFRREWLKQFRALSPTPLPIPEPVENPVVVDEPGQITVTYPSSDSMAWPVEEETIRQRLVTFCYEKVEDYHQQRDIPAIDGTSCLSPYLALGMLSPRQCIAVLMAVSPMCLDAPESGAFSWLNEIIWREFYRHLLVAYPDLCRGQPFQSWTQNVQWQQSSELLSAWQHGLTGFPIVDAAMRQLNQTGWMHNRLRMITASFLTKDLLIHWQAGEQWFMSKLIDGDFASNNGGWQWAASTGTDAQPYFRVFNPTTQGERFDPKGEFIRTWLHELKDVPDKYIHQPHLWPGSEQIHYPKPIVDHKQARLLAISSFKIAKEAQ; encoded by the coding sequence ATGAGTCAGCATAAACATATTGGCCTGGTTTGGTTCCGCGCTGACTTGCGTGTGGTGGATAACACCGCTTTGTTTATTGCGGCAGAGCAATGTGATCAGCTTATAGCCTTGTATGTATCCACGCCGATGCAGTGGCATGAACATCATGTTGCCCCGATACAGGTGGATTTGCTTCGTCGCCGACTGCCAATTTTGCAGCAGCAACTGGAAGCGCTTGGTATCCCACTTATTTTCAAGGAAGTCGCTGATTTTGAGCAGATCCCACAAACCTTGCTTGAGGTATCGAGCAAGCATGGTGTCTCGCATGTTTTTTGCAACAAGCAATACGAATGGAACGAGCTCCAGCGCGATGACAAGACGGGCCATCGCCTAGCCCAAGAGCAGGTCAAGTTTAGTGTATTTGACGATAGTTGTGTGATTGCACCAGGCAAGGTGCAAACGCAAAAAGGCGAGGCATTTAAGGTCTTTACACCTTTCAGAAGAGAATGGCTAAAACAGTTCCGGGCATTATCGCCAACACCGCTGCCTATTCCAGAGCCGGTTGAAAATCCGGTGGTTGTTGATGAACCTGGCCAAATCACGGTGACCTATCCATCTTCAGACAGTATGGCATGGCCGGTCGAGGAAGAGACCATTCGCCAGCGTCTAGTGACATTTTGCTATGAAAAAGTCGAAGACTATCATCAACAGCGAGATATCCCTGCCATAGACGGGACAAGTTGCTTGTCTCCTTATCTGGCTCTGGGGATGTTGTCCCCGCGCCAGTGCATAGCGGTACTGATGGCGGTGAGCCCAATGTGTTTGGATGCGCCTGAAAGTGGGGCATTTAGTTGGTTAAATGAAATAATTTGGCGTGAATTCTACCGTCATCTTCTGGTGGCATACCCTGATTTGTGCCGCGGCCAACCTTTTCAGTCCTGGACCCAAAATGTGCAGTGGCAGCAATCAAGCGAGTTGTTGTCAGCCTGGCAGCACGGGCTAACGGGCTTTCCGATTGTGGATGCCGCAATGCGTCAGCTGAACCAAACAGGCTGGATGCACAATCGGCTGCGGATGATCACTGCCAGTTTCCTAACTAAGGATCTGCTGATTCATTGGCAAGCCGGGGAGCAGTGGTTTATGTCAAAGCTAATCGATGGTGATTTTGCATCCAATAACGGTGGATGGCAGTGGGCCGCTTCGACCGGGACAGACGCACAGCCTTACTTTAGGGTGTTTAATCCCACTACCCAAGGAGAACGTTTTGATCCAAAAGGAGAATTTATTCGTACTTGGTTGCATGAGTTAAAGGACGTGCCGGACAAATATATTCACCAGCCACACCTTTGGCCAGGTAGCGAGCAGATTCATTACCCCAAACCCATTGTTGACCACAAACAGGCAAGGCTTTTGGCAATTAGCTCATTCAAAATTGCCAAAGAAGCTCAATAG
- a CDS encoding putative short-chain dehydrogenase (COG1028): MMTNTKQVLITGASSGIGQQLAIDYAREGWSVLGCGQNQERLQALADTSDKITAISFDITNYGDVNQKLGGLTNAPDLIILNAGTCEYIEHGQIDVALFRRVYDVNIFGMLNCIEALQSSFNENTHLVIIGSTASYIPLPRAEAYGSSKAAVAYIAHTLAIDLASKGVTVSLVSPGFVKTPLTDKNDFAMPMIVTPEFASEKIRAGIAAGKKEIHFPTRFSFILKCISLLPIRMQLAAVKRMTGRTA; this comes from the coding sequence ATGATGACCAACACAAAACAAGTTCTTATAACGGGTGCAAGTTCGGGGATCGGCCAGCAGCTTGCGATTGATTATGCGAGGGAGGGGTGGTCGGTACTTGGCTGCGGTCAAAATCAAGAACGGCTACAGGCGTTGGCTGATACTAGCGATAAGATCACCGCTATCAGCTTCGACATCACTAATTATGGCGATGTTAACCAAAAGCTGGGTGGGTTAACGAACGCACCAGATCTGATCATACTCAATGCCGGGACCTGTGAATATATTGAGCATGGCCAGATTGATGTGGCGTTGTTTCGCCGCGTATATGACGTTAATATTTTCGGCATGCTCAATTGCATTGAAGCTTTGCAGTCATCGTTTAATGAAAATACTCACCTGGTGATTATCGGCTCTACTGCTTCCTATATTCCTCTCCCCCGGGCAGAAGCATACGGCTCATCCAAGGCGGCAGTCGCGTATATTGCCCATACGCTGGCTATAGATTTGGCAAGTAAAGGTGTCACGGTCAGCTTAGTGAGTCCGGGATTTGTTAAAACGCCATTGACCGACAAAAATGATTTTGCCATGCCGATGATAGTCACGCCGGAATTCGCGTCGGAAAAAATTCGAGCCGGTATTGCGGCAGGCAAAAAAGAAATTCATTTTCCTACTAGATTCAGCTTTATTCTGAAGTGTATTTCATTGCTACCGATTCGGATGCAATTGGCCGCCGTAAAACGTATGACAGGAAGAACTGCATGA
- a CDS encoding putative transcriptional regulator: MDEQTSELTDKFVAIYQYLDKQDLSGLEEIYHHDVVFEDPAHRVEGYRQLFKYFSRLFDAVEYCSFNITEQLCCGETAYVQWTMTFQHPKLQSGKKRLVNGCSRLVFAEGKVIYHRDYFDMGEMIYEGIPLLGPIVRQIKARL; this comes from the coding sequence ATGGATGAGCAAACCTCAGAACTAACGGATAAGTTTGTTGCAATCTATCAGTACCTCGATAAGCAAGATTTGTCGGGGCTGGAAGAGATCTATCATCACGATGTCGTATTCGAAGATCCGGCCCACCGAGTGGAAGGCTACCGGCAGCTTTTTAAATATTTTTCCCGGCTGTTTGACGCTGTCGAGTACTGCAGCTTCAACATTACTGAACAGCTCTGTTGTGGCGAGACTGCGTATGTGCAATGGACAATGACGTTCCAACACCCAAAGCTCCAGTCCGGCAAGAAACGTCTGGTTAATGGCTGCTCACGCTTAGTCTTTGCCGAAGGGAAAGTGATTTACCATCGGGACTACTTCGATATGGGCGAGATGATTTATGAAGGCATACCGCTGTTAGGGCCAATCGTTCGGCAGATAAAAGCGAGGCTGTAA